The proteins below come from a single Serratia ficaria genomic window:
- a CDS encoding calcium/sodium antiporter, whose amino-acid sequence MFLAIALLIVGLFLLVYGADRLVYGAAVISRSLGVPPLIIGMTIVGIGTSLPELIVSTTAALNGQIDMAVGNVLGSNIANILLILGVAALIHPLAARSEVLRRELPLMLAVTVLCGFVLMDGTLSRLDGVLLLAAAAGFILLMLKIARLAQREGSDSLTVEQLAELPQDSSNTVAVLWLVLAFIILPLSSKMVVDNATVIAHYFGISELVVGLTVIAIGTSLPELATTIAGALKGEDDMAIGNIIGSNIFNTVIVLGVPALLSPGSVDAAAFQRDYWVMLAVSILLSALCIGRKHRIGHLAGALLLCGFIAYLAVLFFNPFNTFG is encoded by the coding sequence TTACTGGTATATGGCGCCGACCGTTTAGTTTACGGTGCTGCGGTGATTTCCCGCTCGCTCGGCGTGCCGCCGCTGATTATCGGCATGACCATCGTCGGCATCGGCACCTCGCTGCCGGAGCTGATCGTCTCGACCACCGCCGCGCTGAACGGGCAAATAGACATGGCCGTGGGGAACGTATTGGGTTCCAACATCGCCAATATTTTATTGATCCTCGGGGTCGCCGCGCTGATCCATCCGCTGGCGGCGCGTTCGGAAGTGCTGCGCCGCGAACTGCCGCTGATGTTGGCGGTCACAGTATTGTGCGGTTTCGTGCTGATGGACGGCACCCTGAGCCGGCTGGACGGCGTGCTGCTGCTGGCCGCCGCCGCCGGGTTCATTCTGCTGATGCTGAAAATCGCCCGGCTGGCGCAGCGCGAAGGCAGCGACAGCCTGACCGTCGAGCAGCTAGCCGAACTGCCGCAGGACAGCAGCAACACCGTGGCGGTGCTGTGGCTGGTGCTGGCGTTCATCATTCTGCCGCTGTCGTCCAAAATGGTGGTCGATAACGCCACGGTGATCGCGCACTACTTCGGCATCAGCGAACTGGTGGTCGGGCTGACCGTCATCGCCATCGGCACCAGCCTGCCCGAACTGGCCACCACCATCGCCGGCGCACTAAAGGGCGAGGATGATATGGCGATTGGTAATATCATCGGCTCCAATATTTTCAACACGGTGATCGTGCTGGGCGTCCCCGCCCTGCTGTCGCCGGGCAGCGTTGACGCCGCCGCGTTCCAGCGCGATTACTGGGTGATGCTGGCGGTCAGCATTCTGCTCAGCGCCCTGTGCATCGGCCGCAAGCATCGCATCGGCCATCTGGCGGGCGCTCTGTTATTATGTGGCTTTATTGCGTATCTTGCGGTGCTGTTCTTTAACCCTTTCAATACTTTCGGCTAA